In one Drosophila pseudoobscura strain MV-25-SWS-2005 chromosome X, UCI_Dpse_MV25, whole genome shotgun sequence genomic region, the following are encoded:
- the Tasp1 gene encoding threonine aspartase 1, which produces MAGFVAVHTGAGNCIDETKYQRVIKEACIRATDILRNGGSAVDACEAAIIRLENCGYTNAGYGSNLCMDGSVQCDAAIMNGSTLNFGACTNVSRVKNPIQLARQICEAQSNPQLLERIPPMVLAGSGAERYADEVGCAMVDDSSLMISSKAKFQFNHYKSKYDLVVSSRNNKAASEEPVPVPDASNEVELAASLDTVGAVCVDSLGNTAAGCSSGGILLKVPGRVGQAATYGAGCWATDTDDLAIATCTTGNGEYLMKTLLAREICNGAFTSDCAVTSLHKTFTQKFLDSPLLPQQQDLYAGALTLLYYPKQSSGEVMWSHTTQSFCVGYMATTQKVPKFVHSPLPTYSVPGRSCVVNGHNFHLRI; this is translated from the exons ATGGCCGGTTTCGTAGCGGTGCACACAG GGGCTGGAAACTGCATCGATGAGACCAAATACCAACGGGTGATTAAAGAGGCGTGCATCCGGGCCACGGACATTCTGCGGAATGGGGGATCAGCCGTAGATGCGTGCGAGGCGGCTATAATTCGACTGGAGAACTGCGGCTACACGAATGCCGGCTACGGCTCCAATCTCTGCATGGACGGTTCTGTGCAGTGCGATGCCGCTATAATGAACGGATCTACTCTGAACTTCGGAGCGTGCACAAATGTCAGCCGAGTGAAGAATCCCATTCAGCTGGCGCGCCAAATTTGTGAGGCACAGTCGAATCCCCAGCTCCTGGAACGCATACCGCCCATGGTCTTAGCTGGAAGCGGAGCGGAGCGCTATGCCGACGAAGTCGGATGTGCAATGGTGGATG ATAGTAGCTTAATGATCTCATCGAAAGCGAAATTCCAGTTCAATCATTACAAGAGTAAATACGATTTGGTTGtgagcagcagaaacaacaaggCCGCCTCCGAGGAGCCCGTCCCTGTGCCCGACGCGAGCAACGAAGTGGAGCTCGCAGCGTCTCTGGACACCGTGGGAGCCGTGTGCGTCGATAGCCTCGGCAACACTGCAGCGGGCTGCAGTTCCGGCGGAATACTGCTGAAAGTGCCAGGACGGGTTGGCCAGGCGGCAACATATGGTGCTGGCTGTTGGGCGACCGACACAGACGATCTGGCGATAGCCACCTGCACGACCGGCAACGGGGAGTACCTAATGAAGACACTGCTGGCCAGAGAGATATGCAACGGGGCCTTCACCAGCGACTGCGCCGTGACGAGTCTGCACAAGACGTTCACACAAAAGTTTCTCGACTCtccgctgctgccacagcagcaggatCTCTATGCCGGCGCCTTGACATTGCTCTACTATCCGAAGCAGAGCAGCGGCGAGGTGATGTGGAGCCATACGACGCAATCGTTTTGCGTTGGCTACATGGCGACAACGCAGAAAGTGCCAAAG TTTGTACACTCTCCACTGCCCACATACAGCGTCCCGGGCCGATCATGCGTCGTCAATGGCCATAATTTCCATTTGCGCATTTAG